The nucleotide window AAATGAGTAATATTTAATTGcaacaaaaataacatttttattttttcagtatcGTGCTAGCAGGCAACAAATGAACATGACTATTTTAAGAAACACTCAAGGCTTACATGCTCCTCTTCGTTTGGCAATGGAATTGAAATCTTCGAAGAAAATTGGTCGTTTACCATTTTTACCTTCTTCGAATATTATGCACGACGTTTTAACTGGTCAGGATCTGGAAATAGGAGCTGAAGACATTTTCAACACGTCAGAATTTACAGAGTATTCAGGACAACCTCATGCTGTTGTCGAAAAATCCTTAGGTATATTATAGATTTTCtaagatttatttataattttcattttatgttgaataaatggtacataaaagtttttgatgtttaattgtGTGAGATAAATTTGGCAACAACGTCTTTACCTCTATATTATTCCATGAAAATACTTGAGATGATTGTATATCAAATTGAACCCTATTAAAATCATAGACTTACATTAAGTTATTTTAATGTCTTTTAAatgatcaaaatataaattatacgAGGGCCGCTGAAAAAATTATGAGatacactgaaaaaacaaaGTTCTAAATGCTAtactgtaaaaaataaatattttcttattataattataaagtggtaaaaaaattgttaaatacaTTTATTCACAATGGAAATTAGCTATTTATATTCCTTACGTGTAAATAACACGtatgtacaaaatttattaaacgaATGCATAACGTTTCTCAGTGTATTCTACTGTGCTAACCtcatcaatataaattttatgacAGTAGACGTCAAGATGGCGGTCCACATAAAAGGTCAATTATTTTCCAGATAGTCCtcgtaatatttttgaaaacatttaaatttttattgtttatgtgGTTTGCTtacattttattagaaattgagCCATAATTTA belongs to Diorhabda carinulata isolate Delta chromosome X, icDioCari1.1, whole genome shotgun sequence and includes:
- the LOC130902650 gene encoding proteasome maturation protein — its product is MSFALPSVKVKPSVADTFDLKEDSFGGQELMKYGLQSGRKTPDVLHPLATSETKYRASRQQMNMTILRNTQGLHAPLRLAMELKSSKKIGRLPFLPSSNIMHDVLTGQDLEIGAEDIFNTSEFTEYSGQPHAVVEKSLGIL